In Candidatus Hydrogenedentota bacterium, the sequence CGAGTCCTGAAAGTAGCAGCACGCCGGGATCGGGGGGAGTGTGACAACTTCGTTTCAGGAATTGGTCGAGCAGGCGCGCAACGGTGAACACGGTTTCTGTGATTTGAGGCGCGAGGAGTGCTTGGCCGCCACACGCGACTTTGCCGCGACGCGCCGCGCCGAGATACGGAAACTTCATACCGACTCCGCCTCGGGAAGCGACGTTGTCCATATGCTTGCCGATGTTGCGGACGAAATCGTGCATGGCATCTACCATTTTGCATTGAGCTGTCTGCCTACGCGTCGCTCCGTGCAATCACGAATAGCGCTGTGTGCATTCGGCGGGTACGGCCGCAGTGAACTCAGTCCGTTTTCCGATTTGGATATCAGCCTGATTTACGAAGGCCAACTCGACGAGGGCATTCGTGCTCTCAATGGCTACCTCATTCCATTCCTATGGGACAGCGGATTCGCCGTTGGTTACTCCATTCATAGCGTGCGCGAAGCCCGCGATCTCGCCAGCGAGGATCTCGTCACCTTCACGCGTATGCTGGAAGGCCGGATCATCGATGGCGAGAGTGCGGTGTACGCGCGCCTGAAACTGTTCATTCGCGAGTTGCAGTCGGGAGAATTGGCCCAGCGGTTCATCGAGCACAAGATTCGGGACCGCTACGAGATGCTCGAAGAGGACTACCGCGATCTCTATGATGCCGAGCCAAACGTCAAAGAGAGCGCGGGTGGCCTGCGCGATTTCCATACCGCGCTGTGGCTGTTGATGATGTCGTACGGCATCTCAACCCTGGACGAAGCGGTGGGGCAGGGGATTATCAGCTCCGATGAGCACCTCGATTTCGTCGATGGCCTTGACTTCATCTGGCGTTGCCGGAACGAGATGCATTTTCATGCGGGCAAGGCCGATGACCGCCTTACGTACGCCCATCAGCGTAACCTGGCGCGCGCCTTTGGATACGGCGATCACATGGGCGTCTCTCGATTCCTGCAGGATTACTACGCCGCGGCAGGCCGGTTGCGTCGTTTTCTCCGAATCGCTGCCCGCGTGTGCAACTATTCGAATTCCGCGAGCCTTCCCGACGCAGGCATGCCGGTTGCCCAGGAATACGTCATCGAGAATAACGAGATCTATGTGGGCGTCGGCGACAAGAACTGGTTTGCGCACACTCCATCGCGCTTGATGGAAGTCTTTTGGATATGTGCGCGGCACCGGGCTCCCCTCAGCCGAAATTCCGAGCGCCTTGTTGCCGATAACCTGCATTTAGTGAACGACGCGTTTCGCTCCAACGACGTCGTGCGGAGGTTCTTCCTCGCCATCTGCAACAAGCCCCTGACAGCGGGTTTCGCGTTGCGTCAGGCGTCTTCCATTGGACTCTTGGACGCGTATTTGCCTGAGTTCGCTTCCGTGCAGAAGGTGATTCGGTACGAAGACTTCCATTCCTATCCGGTGGGTGAGCACACGCTACGCGCCATCGATGCGCTTAACGAGATGACCAACGTGCCCGGCGCGGTGGGACGCTGCCTCCGTGAAGCCCTTGAGAATCTCGCGGATCCCAATATCCTCGTGATGGCCATTCTCTTCCACGACTTGGGAAAGGCTGCCGGAGATATCCACGTGGACGAGAGTGTTCGCATCACACATGAAATCTGTCAACGCATAGGCGTGCAGGAAGACGATGAGGAACGGATCGCTTTCCTGGTTCAGCATCATGTGCTGATGACCAATATCAGCCAATACCGCGACATCGACGACGAAGATATTGTCCGGGATTTTGCGGAGACGATGAAAAACGAGCAGCGTCTGCGCGCCTTGTTCATTCTGTCCTATGCCGATCTCTCGGCCGTGGGTCCTGGCGTGTGGAATGAGTGGAAGGGCGCCCTCCTCCTGCAATTGTATCTCCGGACCGTAAAGCGACTGCTGGGAAGAGCCGAATCGCCCGACGAGGACTTCTGGAATTCCCCGAAGGCCCAAGCAGTCGTAGAGCACACCCGCAAGGACCTTTGCACCGAGATCGAGAGTCATCTTCGTGGCTTGGGGCAACGTTACTTTGTGGCGTTTCAGCCGGAACAGATCGCCATGCACCTCGAGTGCGCGGACGAGGCCCGACGCACCGGTCTGGCCGTGCGATGTCAGCCCAACCAGAATACGGGGCTGAGCGACGTTGTTATCTGTACCGCCGACCGGCATGGACTTTTCTCGAAGATCGCGGGTTGTTTCTCGTCACAACTGATAGACATCAACGGTGCGGCCTTGTTCACGCGCCCGGACGGCATGGTGGTCGATTGTTTCAGCGTTTGCGACGCCAAGTATTCGCGACCGTTAACATCCGCCCAAACCGCGCGAGTCGCGCAGGTGTTGCGTTCGGTTCTGCTGGATGGAGAGGACGTTCAAGAACACGTGGATAGGTCCCTGCGGCGTTTGTATGCATTGCTTCAGCCGAGAGTGCCCGTTCCGACCAAAGTAGAATTCGATAACAGTTCTTCAAGGAATCATACGATAATAGACATTGAAACTGGCGATCGTACGGGTCTCCTCTACGATATCACGCGCGCTATGAGCGAAGCTGGGCTGGATATCGTCACCGCCCGCATCGTGACGGATGCGCGACGCGTACGAGACTCGTTTTATGTGACGCGTAATACCAGCAAGATTGAGGACGAAGAGACACAAGCGGCCATTCGAGAGATGATTCACAGCGCCATCCATCCTCGAGCCGCTGTCGAAGCCAAAGGAGGTAGAGCATGACGTATCCAATTCGAAAAGGAGTCTGGGTCGCCGCATTTGCACTCGTGCTGACCGGTGCCGCCCAAGCTATGAGCCCTGTACTGCGTGAAATAGAAGACGCATTCATACGCATTGGGGAGCAAGTCCGTCCGTGTGTTGTAAACATCGACTCCGAGCAACCCACGGAGCCCGTGAGTGAAGACCAGATGAAGGGCCTGGAAGACTTCTTTCGGCAGTTCGGCATCCCTATGCCCGAGCAAATGCCTCGCCGCATGCCGCGGTCCGTGGCTTCCGGTTCTGGTTTCATCATTGACAAGGAAGGCCACATTCTCACCAACAATCATGTGGTTGAAGGCGCAAAGAACATTAAAGTCAGGCTTTCCACCGGCAAAGTCTACGACGCGGAAATCGTGGGCCTTGATTCGGACACGGACATTGCCGTTATTAAGATTACACCCGAAGGCGATCTCCCCATTGCTGAACTCGGTGATTCCAGCCAGATTCGCGTGGGACAGTTTGCCATTGCGGTCGGCAACCCCCGCGGATTGGAGGGAACCGTCTCGTTCGGCCATGTCTCCGCACTCGGCCGTGAATCGCTCGGACTGCCGTCGATCCGCTTTCAGGATTTCATTCAAACCGACGCGGCCATCAACCTAGGAAATAGCGGCGGACCTCTGTGCGACATCGAAGGACGCGTGATTGGCATCAATACCGCAATCTTCTACGGCGCCGAATCGCTCGGTTTCGCGATTCCGATCAATATGGCGAAAGAAATCGTCCCGCAGTTGTTGTCGAAGGGCAAAGTCACTCGCGGATTCCTGGGAGTCGACATTAGCGACGTCGAAGATGTTGCTAAAGAGGCAGGCGCGGAGAGCGTCGAAGACTTCATCGGATTGATGGGCCTTCCCGATGCCAAGGGCGCGTATGTGCGGGGCGCTCACCCCAATTCCCCGGCCGAACGAGCGGGTGTGAAGAGTGAAGACGTTATCCGGGAAGTCAATGGCGCTCCCGTGGAGAACTCCAAGGATCTCGTCGCAAAGATTTCTGCCTTCGCGCCCGGAGCCGATGTTAAGATCGGCCTTTTCCGCGATAAGAAAATGATGGATGTCTCCGTCCAATTGACGGAATACGCAGGCAGCGTGGAAAAGGCTCGTCTGGGAGGCGATATTCTCGGAATGCGTCTCGAAGAACTGAGTCAGATGATCATCAAGCAGCATGGCTTCGATGAAAACACAAAAGGTGTACTCGTAACCGACGTCCTTCCCGATTCTCCGGCCGAGCGCTGCGATATCGCCCCAGGCGACGTGATCACGGAAGTAGCCCAACAGGCTGTGGCTTCGATGGCGGAATTCCGCAGTGCCCTGAAAGCGAATGCCACTCCCGGAAAGTCCGTTCTCTTGCGCGTGTTGCGTCCCGGCGAGCGGTCCATGCCGAAAGTAATCAAAATCCCCGATGAGGGTGTTCCTGGTCTTTAGAGATAGCAATTAGTCATTGGGCCGCGAGGTTCGGGTTGCTCCGGGCCTTGCGGCCTCTGTATGTTTGAAGGCATAGAGCACACCGCGCGAGCGTAGGGAGTGAAGTGGGATGAATCGCCCAGAGGCTATTGAAGGTGACCAAGCGACGCCTGAATCCCGTCTTCTACACCGAATTCTCATGCTTCTCGGTCTGCT encodes:
- the glnD gene encoding [protein-PII] uridylyltransferase codes for the protein MTTSFQELVEQARNGEHGFCDLRREECLAATRDFAATRRAEIRKLHTDSASGSDVVHMLADVADEIVHGIYHFALSCLPTRRSVQSRIALCAFGGYGRSELSPFSDLDISLIYEGQLDEGIRALNGYLIPFLWDSGFAVGYSIHSVREARDLASEDLVTFTRMLEGRIIDGESAVYARLKLFIRELQSGELAQRFIEHKIRDRYEMLEEDYRDLYDAEPNVKESAGGLRDFHTALWLLMMSYGISTLDEAVGQGIISSDEHLDFVDGLDFIWRCRNEMHFHAGKADDRLTYAHQRNLARAFGYGDHMGVSRFLQDYYAAAGRLRRFLRIAARVCNYSNSASLPDAGMPVAQEYVIENNEIYVGVGDKNWFAHTPSRLMEVFWICARHRAPLSRNSERLVADNLHLVNDAFRSNDVVRRFFLAICNKPLTAGFALRQASSIGLLDAYLPEFASVQKVIRYEDFHSYPVGEHTLRAIDALNEMTNVPGAVGRCLREALENLADPNILVMAILFHDLGKAAGDIHVDESVRITHEICQRIGVQEDDEERIAFLVQHHVLMTNISQYRDIDDEDIVRDFAETMKNEQRLRALFILSYADLSAVGPGVWNEWKGALLLQLYLRTVKRLLGRAESPDEDFWNSPKAQAVVEHTRKDLCTEIESHLRGLGQRYFVAFQPEQIAMHLECADEARRTGLAVRCQPNQNTGLSDVVICTADRHGLFSKIAGCFSSQLIDINGAALFTRPDGMVVDCFSVCDAKYSRPLTSAQTARVAQVLRSVLLDGEDVQEHVDRSLRRLYALLQPRVPVPTKVEFDNSSSRNHTIIDIETGDRTGLLYDITRAMSEAGLDIVTARIVTDARRVRDSFYVTRNTSKIEDEETQAAIREMIHSAIHPRAAVEAKGGRA
- a CDS encoding trypsin-like peptidase domain-containing protein, producing MTYPIRKGVWVAAFALVLTGAAQAMSPVLREIEDAFIRIGEQVRPCVVNIDSEQPTEPVSEDQMKGLEDFFRQFGIPMPEQMPRRMPRSVASGSGFIIDKEGHILTNNHVVEGAKNIKVRLSTGKVYDAEIVGLDSDTDIAVIKITPEGDLPIAELGDSSQIRVGQFAIAVGNPRGLEGTVSFGHVSALGRESLGLPSIRFQDFIQTDAAINLGNSGGPLCDIEGRVIGINTAIFYGAESLGFAIPINMAKEIVPQLLSKGKVTRGFLGVDISDVEDVAKEAGAESVEDFIGLMGLPDAKGAYVRGAHPNSPAERAGVKSEDVIREVNGAPVENSKDLVAKISAFAPGADVKIGLFRDKKMMDVSVQLTEYAGSVEKARLGGDILGMRLEELSQMIIKQHGFDENTKGVLVTDVLPDSPAERCDIAPGDVITEVAQQAVASMAEFRSALKANATPGKSVLLRVLRPGERSMPKVIKIPDEGVPGL